The DNA region ACTGCGAGTTTTTGGAGGCCGAGGGCATCATGGATTATAGTTTATTGCTTGGTATGCGCATAGATACTTCACGTTCACGGGAAGGTGGTTCTCCTCATTAATCGttttctctcacttagtgtGCGTTTCATCAGATGCAGATGAGGAAATTCTTATGAGAAtacaacatacacaaatattTCTGCAGAAAACTAGTCCAAAATTTTCCCGTTATTGTCGTTGTGTCAAATGTAGTGTTAGAATTGCTTATTTTCTTTCATCAATTGAACATATAAACGAACTGTTACGCTTATTAAGTAAGATCCATTCAGGTGttcagaaaatgtgtttgtccTGATTCTCAAGTCTTTAATTCTGTAATATAAAGGATCCACCTATCCCTTGGCAGGTTCAATTGATAAAAGAAATTCCAGAAGTTTTGATGCCAAAAAGCAAATAGATGATGCTTCTGAAGATGATGAAACCTCATCAGAGTTAACTCTTGCCGATATCTGCGATCTAATTGACAGGTACTATATTGTATGTATTTCCACATTGATATCTGGACTTGAAGATAAAAAGGTTTAGGTTGGTTCTGTTTGGGTTTAAATATAGGATCAAAACGGCCCTGTTAGCATAGAACTGTGGTAGGTTCGGTTTGGCATAAACATGGTTGGAAGTTTGCTAGGGTCACAACTATTATGTCAACTGACTCGTCGAAGAATTATTGCCATCATTGAAGCTCTGCTGGAGAGATAATTCCAGTCATTTCCTaatccacttagtgggaaaaggctttgttgttgttgcatcGTTTATATTCCACCTAATATTGGCTAAGCCTTGACAAACTAGTATCCGAGCGGTTTGTCTTGGATGCGGAAGAAAGCAAAGGCAGATGGCATGAGACTTCCCAATTCAAATCTTGTCATTCTTGAAAATCTGTAGTAAGTTCCAATTGATTTGGCATTCAGGACGAACCGCTGTACCACTTTGTTACTAATCTGTCAAGGCTTAAACCCTGACTGTAGTAAGTAGTAATGTAAATGAAAGTGCCTTTACAATTGAGGTAAAAGTTTAACGAACAAAACCTAACAAACTCTCAACCATATTTTATTTCCAAATCGTATCTGTTGATCATTATTCTTCGACTCTTGATCATTATTCTTCTGCTGCAGGCCTGGTTTTAAATTTGGCGACAGACTGCCAGCACGCGCTGTCCGAGCCTTCAATAATGGAATGGAGAGTAAATCATATAGGTCCAGCAGATCACATGAATGCTTCAATGTTCTTTTATTCTTTGGAATAATAGACTTTTGTCAGAATTACAATATGAAGAAACGCATTGAGCATGCTTTCAAGGCAATCAAATATGACTCTAAGTCCATCAATACTGTGAACCCCAAAGCCTATTCTTCTCGCTTTCAAGAGTTTCTGAGCGAAGTATTTCTGCCCGAAGAGTCGGATGACTTTGATCACAACTAGCAGGTTCCTTCTGCTCCTTCAAAATCTGACCTTTAAATACAGATTCATGTTACTGTTAGGCTTGAACAAAACAAGAAATGAAAAACTAGGAGAGATTCATGTAAGGCCTGCTCAGGTCGCATTGAGCCATGCTTTCGATTAATGAAGATGGTCTATTTTTGGGGCAGTAACTCAAACGTGACAATCTCTAAAGGCTTAGCTAGGATTAGATTGGATTAATATGTGAAGGTAGAACATGTCACTCATGAAGAAGACTCATTCCTTCTAACCTACGTTATCAACACCTTATAACTGATTTCCTCGAATCCCCTTCAAAATGAAAAATCGTTCACCTTTACCTTCGTTTCTTACTTCGTCAGCACCAATCGAGC from Malus domestica chromosome 01, GDT2T_hap1 includes:
- the LOC139198268 gene encoding putative phosphatidylinositol 4-phosphate 5-kinase 11, which translates into the protein MGVRLADIHFSQTLRKAGALCTGDLENHETLLLCYALQLLYQLFDLYRVSRRKFEPIILLFGRQIKYDCEFLEAEGIMDYSLLLGMRIDTSRSREGSIDKRNSRSFDAKKQIDDASEDDETSSELTLADICDLIDRPGFKFGDRLPARAVRAFNNGMESKSYRSSRSHECFNVLLFFGIIDFCQNYNMKKRIEHAFKAIKYDSKSINTVNPKAYSSRFQEFLSEVFLPEESDDFDHN